In Helianthus annuus cultivar XRQ/B chromosome 8, HanXRQr2.0-SUNRISE, whole genome shotgun sequence, a single genomic region encodes these proteins:
- the LOC110933692 gene encoding uncharacterized protein LOC110933692 — MDKLVEDGPWLIRNVPIILKEWSASVKLEKEDIKAIPVWVKMHEVPLAAYTEDGLSLLASKIGVPKMLDSYTATMCAESWGRSSYARALIEIQVGAELKRSVTIAIPTLQGNGHSMVEVKIEYDWEPLRCSSCCVFGHEDNSCPKRPQVVSSGESSKKIDDFQVVGAKKKKSTNQGLPMKNQKPKVVYRPVVNPKPISSLKKPVNNQVSTSNPFDALKDDDGGQGGSTVGRIEKKEKKSSDRQDSDEEEVEEVYNETSAFMTSGTRPFSSKAGASTSSTKFSNG; from the coding sequence ATGGATAAATTGGTGGAGGATGGTCCTTGGTTGATTAGAAATGTTCCGATAATCTTGAAGGAGTGGTCGGCCTCTGTCAAGTTGGAAAAAGAAGACATAAAGGCTATCCCTGTTTGGGTTAAGATGCATGAAGTGCCGTTAGCAGCATATACTGAGGACGGTCTTAGCTTGCTTGCTTCTAAGATAGGGGTGCCTAAGATGCTAGATTCATACACTGCTACAATGTGTGCTGAGTCATGGGGACGAAGCAGTTATGCTAGAGCTCTCATTGAAATTCAAGTTGGGGCTGAATTAAAGAGGAGTGTTACAATTGCAATCCCAACTTTACAGGGTAATGGTCACTCAATGGTGGAGGTGAAAAtagaatatgattgggagcctttaaggTGCTCTTCTTGTTGCGTGTTTGGTCATGAGGATAACTCATGTCCAAAGAGGCCTCAGGTCGTTTCGAGTGGGGAGTCTAGTAAGAAGattgatgattttcaggttgtgggtGCAAAGAAGAAGAAATCTACTAACCAAGGTCTTCccatgaaaaatcagaagcctaagGTAGTGTACAGACCAGTTGTAAACCCTAAACCAATCTCGTCCTTGAAGAAGCCGGTGAACAATCAGGTATCAACGTCAAACCCCTTTGATGCTCTtaaggatgatgatggtggtcaGGGAGGTAGTACTGTGGGTCGTatagagaagaaggagaaaaagTCGAGTGACAGGCAGGATTCTGATGAAGAGGAGGTcgaagaagtctacaatgaaactagtgcatttatgacatcgggcaCTCGTCCgttctcttcgaaagcaggggcaagcacctcttccacaaaattcTCAAATGGATAG